One region of Esox lucius isolate fEsoLuc1 chromosome 17, fEsoLuc1.pri, whole genome shotgun sequence genomic DNA includes:
- the LOC105017136 gene encoding sodium-dependent neutral amino acid transporter SLC6A17 isoform X1, with protein MPKNSKVSQHEHTTEHVTESVADLLTHQEPIHYNSSCLNAGGIPGKKIVLNTPVNDGRPAWNSKLQYILAQVGFSVGLGNVWRFPYLCQKNGGGAYLVPYFILLIVIGVPLFFLELAVGQKIRRGSIGVWNYVCPRLGGIGVSSLMVCGFVGLYYNVIIGWSIFYFFQSFQYPLPWAECPIRRNGSLASVEPECEKSSATTYFWYRQTLNTTSTIADSGGLNIKMTLSLLVAWIMVCLAVIRGIASSGKVMYFSSLFPYVVLFCFLVRGLLLKGSVDGITHMFTPKLEKMLEPQVWREAATQVFFALGLGFGGVIAFSSYNKIDNNCHFDAVLVSFINFFTSILATLVVFAVLGFKANLMCEKCVIENAEKILGYLNSNVLSHDLIPSHVNFSKMSLVDYAEMYGVIRTVKEGSFDRLGLDPCLLEDELNKSVQGTGLAFIAFTEAMTHFPASPFWSVMFFFMLINLGLGSMIGTMTGITTPVLDTYKVQKELFTVCCCILAFFCGLLFVQRSGNYFVTMFDDYSAGLPLTIVVLLENVSVAWIYGTKRFMQELEDMLGFRPCSFYFYMWKYVSPCCLMVLITATVVEMVISPPGYNAWVEELAEERFQGYPPWALVMCFSLIVVAMLPLPVVFVVRHFNLLSDGSNKLSVTYGKGLKEISNLEEVDETRSILGKNPGETPSPKAPPGTYLGTNPRENPHSLSPNSCYGTSYQNVISPTSPDSDS; from the exons ATGCCTAAGAACAGTAAGGTGTCGCAGCACGAGCACACCACTGAGCATGTCACAGAGTCGGTGGCCGACCTGCTCACTCACCAAGAGCCCATCCACTACAATAGCAGCTGTCTGAATGCTGGAGGCATCCCCGGGAAGAAGATAGTTCTCAACACCCCCGTGAACGATGGCCGTCCTGCCTGGAACAGCAAGTTGCAGTATATTCTGGCCCAAGTGGGCTTCTCTGTGGGGCTAGGAAATGTCTGGCGTTTCCCTTACCTGTGCCAAAAGAATGGAGGAG GTGCCTACCTGGTCCCGTACTTCATACTTCTCATCGTCATCGGcgtccctctcttcttcctggAGCTGGCAGTGGGTCAAAAGATAAGGCGAGGGAGCATTGGGGTTTGGAACTACGTTTGCCCCCGCTTGGGCGGAATAGGGGTGTCCAGTCTCATG GTGTGTGGCTTTGTGGGGCTCTACTACAATGTCATCATTGGCTGGAGCATCTTCTACTTCTTCCAGTCCTTCCAGTACCCACTGCCTTGGGCGGAATGCCCTATCAGGAGGAATGGATCTTTAGCCA GTGTGGAACCTGAGTGCGAGAAAAGCTCGGCCACCACATACTTCTGGTACCGCCAGACCTTGAACACCACTAGCACCATCGCAGACAGCGGCGGCTTGAACATCAAGATGACCCTGTCTCTCTTGGTGGCCTGGATCATGGTCTGCCTGGCTGTCATCAGAGGCATCGCATCCTCTGGGAAG GTGATGTATTTCAGCTCTCTGTTCCCCTACGTGGTTCTCTTCTGTTTCCTGGTGAGAGGTTTGCTGTTGAAGGGTTCTGTCGATGGAATCACACACATGTTTACTCCCAAG CTGGAGAAGATGCTGGAGCCCCAGGTGTGGAGGGAGGCAGCCACCCAAGTGTTCTTTGCCCTTGGCCTGGGCTTTGGTGGAGTCATTGCCTTCTCCAGCTACAACAAGATAGACAACAACTGCCACTTTGACGCCGTGCTCGTCTCCTTCATTAACTTCTTCACCTCTATCCTGGCCACTCTGGTGGTGTTCGCTGTGCTGGGCTTCAAGGCAAACCTTATGTGTGAGAAGTGTGTCATAGA GAATGCAGAGAAGATCCTTGGCTACTTGAACTCTAACGTGTTGAGTCATGACCTCATTCCGTCACACGTTAACTTCTCCAAGATGTCTTTGGTAGACTACGCTGAGATGTATGGTGTCATCAGGACAGTGAAGGAGGGCAGCTTTGACCGGCTGGGCCTGGACCCCTGTCTCCTTGAGGATGAACTTAACAAG TCGGTGCAGGGTACAGGCTTGGCCTTCATAGCTTTCACAGAGGCAATGACTCATTTCCCAGCCTCTCCTTTCTGGTCCGTCATGTTCTTCTTCATGCTCATTAACCTGGGCCTGGGCAGTATGATCGGCACCATGACTGGCATCACCACACCTGTCCTCGACACCTACAAGGTCCAGAAAGAGCTCTTCACAG TGTGCTGCTGCATCCTAGCCTTTTTCTGTGGCCTGCTCTTCGTCCAGCGCTCCGGCAACTACTTTGTCACCATGTTTGACGACTACTCCGCTGGTCTGCCACTCACCATTGTGGTCCTCCTTGAAAATGTGTCAGTGGCCTGGATCTACGGCACCAAGAG gtttaTGCAGGAGCTGGAGGACATGTTGGGTTTCCGGCCCTGctctttctatttctacatGTGGAAGTATGTCTCCCCGTGTTGTCTCATGGTTCTCATCACAGCTACCGTTGTGGAGATGGTCATCAGCCCACCAGGTTACAATGCATGGGTGGAGGAACTG GCTGAGGAGCGTTTCCAGGGCTACCCTCCCTGGGCGCTGGTGATGTGCTTCTCCCTCATCGTGGTGGCGATGCTTCCACTCCCCGTAGTCTTCGTCGTCCGCCATTTCAATCTGTTGTCCGACGGCTCCAATAAGCTGTCAGTCACCTACGGAAAAGGACTGAAGGAAATCTCCAACCTGGAAGAGGTGGACGAGACACGCTCCATCCTGGGCAAGAACCCTGGAGAGACGCCCTCACCCAAGGCCCCACCTGGAACCTACCTGGGCACCAACCCCAGAGAGAACCCACACTCTCTGTCCCCCAACAGCTGCTATGGGACAAGTTATCAGAATGTTATCAGCCCAACATCCCCTGATTCTGACTCTTGA
- the LOC105017136 gene encoding sodium-dependent neutral amino acid transporter SLC6A17 isoform X2 — translation MPKNSKVSQHEHTTEHVTESVADLLTHQEPIHYNSSCLNAGGIPGKKIVLNTPVNDGRPAWNSKLQYILAQVGFSVGLGNVWRFPYLCQKNGGGAYLVPYFILLIVIGVPLFFLELAVGQKIRRGSIGVWNYVCPRLGGIGVSSLMVCGFVGLYYNVIIGWSIFYFFQSFQYPLPWAECPIRRNGSLASVEPECEKSSATTYFWYRQTLNTTSTIADSGGLNIKMTLSLLVAWIMVCLAVIRGIASSGKVMYFSSLFPYVVLFCFLVRGLLLKGSVDGITHMFTPKLEKMLEPQVWREAATQVFFALGLGFGGVIAFSSYNKIDNNCHFDAVLVSFINFFTSILATLVVFAVLGFKANLMCEKCVIENAEKILGYLNSNVLSHDLIPSHVNFSKMSLVDYAEMYGVIRTVKEGSFDRLGLDPCLLEDELNKCAAAS, via the exons ATGCCTAAGAACAGTAAGGTGTCGCAGCACGAGCACACCACTGAGCATGTCACAGAGTCGGTGGCCGACCTGCTCACTCACCAAGAGCCCATCCACTACAATAGCAGCTGTCTGAATGCTGGAGGCATCCCCGGGAAGAAGATAGTTCTCAACACCCCCGTGAACGATGGCCGTCCTGCCTGGAACAGCAAGTTGCAGTATATTCTGGCCCAAGTGGGCTTCTCTGTGGGGCTAGGAAATGTCTGGCGTTTCCCTTACCTGTGCCAAAAGAATGGAGGAG GTGCCTACCTGGTCCCGTACTTCATACTTCTCATCGTCATCGGcgtccctctcttcttcctggAGCTGGCAGTGGGTCAAAAGATAAGGCGAGGGAGCATTGGGGTTTGGAACTACGTTTGCCCCCGCTTGGGCGGAATAGGGGTGTCCAGTCTCATG GTGTGTGGCTTTGTGGGGCTCTACTACAATGTCATCATTGGCTGGAGCATCTTCTACTTCTTCCAGTCCTTCCAGTACCCACTGCCTTGGGCGGAATGCCCTATCAGGAGGAATGGATCTTTAGCCA GTGTGGAACCTGAGTGCGAGAAAAGCTCGGCCACCACATACTTCTGGTACCGCCAGACCTTGAACACCACTAGCACCATCGCAGACAGCGGCGGCTTGAACATCAAGATGACCCTGTCTCTCTTGGTGGCCTGGATCATGGTCTGCCTGGCTGTCATCAGAGGCATCGCATCCTCTGGGAAG GTGATGTATTTCAGCTCTCTGTTCCCCTACGTGGTTCTCTTCTGTTTCCTGGTGAGAGGTTTGCTGTTGAAGGGTTCTGTCGATGGAATCACACACATGTTTACTCCCAAG CTGGAGAAGATGCTGGAGCCCCAGGTGTGGAGGGAGGCAGCCACCCAAGTGTTCTTTGCCCTTGGCCTGGGCTTTGGTGGAGTCATTGCCTTCTCCAGCTACAACAAGATAGACAACAACTGCCACTTTGACGCCGTGCTCGTCTCCTTCATTAACTTCTTCACCTCTATCCTGGCCACTCTGGTGGTGTTCGCTGTGCTGGGCTTCAAGGCAAACCTTATGTGTGAGAAGTGTGTCATAGA GAATGCAGAGAAGATCCTTGGCTACTTGAACTCTAACGTGTTGAGTCATGACCTCATTCCGTCACACGTTAACTTCTCCAAGATGTCTTTGGTAGACTACGCTGAGATGTATGGTGTCATCAGGACAGTGAAGGAGGGCAGCTTTGACCGGCTGGGCCTGGACCCCTGTCTCCTTGAGGATGAACTTAACAAG TGTGCTGCTGCATCCTAG
- the LOC105017136 gene encoding sodium-dependent neutral amino acid transporter SLC6A17 isoform X3, with product MPKNSKVSQHEHTTEHVTESVADLLTHQEPIHYNSSCLNAGGIPGKKIVLNTPVNDGRPAWNSKLQYILAQVGFSVGLGNVWRFPYLCQKNGGGAYLVPYFILLIVIGVPLFFLELAVGQKIRRGSIGVWNYVCPRLGGIGVSSLMVCGFVGLYYNVIIGWSIFYFFQSFQYPLPWAECPIRRNGSLASVEPECEKSSATTYFWYRQTLNTTSTIADSGGLNIKMTLSLLVAWIMVCLAVIRGIASSGKLSVPLRGSLLFPGERFAVEGFCRWNHTHVYSQAGEDAGAPGVEGGSHPSVLCPWPGLWWSHCLLQLQQDRQQLPL from the exons ATGCCTAAGAACAGTAAGGTGTCGCAGCACGAGCACACCACTGAGCATGTCACAGAGTCGGTGGCCGACCTGCTCACTCACCAAGAGCCCATCCACTACAATAGCAGCTGTCTGAATGCTGGAGGCATCCCCGGGAAGAAGATAGTTCTCAACACCCCCGTGAACGATGGCCGTCCTGCCTGGAACAGCAAGTTGCAGTATATTCTGGCCCAAGTGGGCTTCTCTGTGGGGCTAGGAAATGTCTGGCGTTTCCCTTACCTGTGCCAAAAGAATGGAGGAG GTGCCTACCTGGTCCCGTACTTCATACTTCTCATCGTCATCGGcgtccctctcttcttcctggAGCTGGCAGTGGGTCAAAAGATAAGGCGAGGGAGCATTGGGGTTTGGAACTACGTTTGCCCCCGCTTGGGCGGAATAGGGGTGTCCAGTCTCATG GTGTGTGGCTTTGTGGGGCTCTACTACAATGTCATCATTGGCTGGAGCATCTTCTACTTCTTCCAGTCCTTCCAGTACCCACTGCCTTGGGCGGAATGCCCTATCAGGAGGAATGGATCTTTAGCCA GTGTGGAACCTGAGTGCGAGAAAAGCTCGGCCACCACATACTTCTGGTACCGCCAGACCTTGAACACCACTAGCACCATCGCAGACAGCGGCGGCTTGAACATCAAGATGACCCTGTCTCTCTTGGTGGCCTGGATCATGGTCTGCCTGGCTGTCATCAGAGGCATCGCATCCTCTGGGAAG CTCTCTGTTCCCCTACGTGGTTCTCTTCTGTTTCCTGGTGAGAGGTTTGCTGTTGAAGGGTTCTGTCGATGGAATCACACACATGTTTACTCCCAAG CTGGAGAAGATGCTGGAGCCCCAGGTGTGGAGGGAGGCAGCCACCCAAGTGTTCTTTGCCCTTGGCCTGGGCTTTGGTGGAGTCATTGCCTTCTCCAGCTACAACAAGATAGACAACAACTGCCACTTTGA